A section of the Acanthochromis polyacanthus isolate Apoly-LR-REF ecotype Palm Island chromosome 1, KAUST_Apoly_ChrSc, whole genome shotgun sequence genome encodes:
- the med6 gene encoding mediator of RNA polymerase II transcription subunit 6, whose translation MASVDFRDNLLGISWVDSGWVPILNPGNVLDYFSERSNPFYDRTCNNEVVKMQRLTLEHLNQMVGVEYILLHAQEPILYIIRKQQRQSQTQVIPLADYYIIAGVVYQAPDLGTVISSRALSAVHGIQSAFDEAMSYCRYHPSKGYWWHFKDHEEREKVKPKSKKKEEPSSLFQRHRVDTLLLDLRSKFPPTFYQPKPGEKPIPVEVKKDPEPPTETVKQEEREPATKSSAPAPPSKPPPEKRARLQ comes from the exons ATGGCGTCGGTGGATTTCAGAG ACAACCTTCTTGGGATATCCTGGGTTGACAGCGGCTGGGTGCCCATTCTTAACCCTGGAAATGTGCTGGACTACTTCTCCGAGAGAAGCAACCCCTTCTATGACCGAACCTGTAATAATGAGGTAGTGAAGATGCAGCGGCTCACTCTGGAGCATCTGAA tcAGATGGTGGGAGTGGAGTACATTCTTCTTCATGCTCAGGAGCCAATTCTTTATATAATCCGTAAACAGCAGAGGCAGTCACAAACACAAG TAATTCCCTTGGCTGACTACTACATCATAGCAGGAGTGGTGTATCAGGCCCCAGACCTAGGAACAGTTATCAGCTCCAGAGcg CTTTCTGCGGTCCATGGAATCCAGTCAGCTTTCGATGAGGCCATGTCATATTGCCGCTACCACCCGTCCAAGGGATACTGGTGGCACTTCAAAGACCATGAGGAGAGAG AAAAAGTCAAGCCCAAgtcaaagaagaaagaagagccCAGCTCCCTGTTTCAGAGGCATCGTGTTGACACACTTCTTTTGGACCTCAGGTCAAAATTTCCACCGACCTTCTACCAG CCTAAACCTGGTGAGAAGCCTATTCCAG TTGAGGTGAAGAAGGACCCTGAACCTCCCACAGAAACAGTGAAACAGGAAGAGAGGGAACCAGCCACAAAGTCTTCTGCTCCTGCTCCGCCAAGCAAACCTCCTCCTGAGAAGAGAGCGAGACTGCAGTGA
- the LOC110953215 gene encoding tetratricopeptide repeat protein 9A: protein MSVIQAGHEGRADGGRGGFTDGGGGSPRLQQCAQPPNSGSSSSRTKESRYQQQQLQQQRHHGGSMLKQPSHNEPADVVRRALDFKCQGTQCYKDKKYREAIGKYHRALLEIKGLCRVLGDPDTSSKSPSSLLPTISKSTTLTDEQKGAMENAELECYNSLAACLLQMELVNYERVKEYCLKVLHKEGKNFKALYRSGVAYYHLGDFQKALYYLKESHKQEPSDTNVIRYIQLTEMKIRRNAQREKKEAT from the exons ATGAGCGTGATCCAGGCTGGGCACGAAGGCAGGGCGGACGGAGGCAGGGGAGGCTTCACCGACGGCGGCGGCGGCTCCCCGAGGCTCCAGCAGTGCGCACAGCCCCccaacagcggcagcagcagcagccggacCAAAGAGAGCCgataccagcagcagcagctccagcagcagcggCATCATGGTGGGTCCATGCTCAAACAGCCGTCGCACAACGAGCCGGCCGACGTCGTGAGGCGAGCGCTGGACTTTAAGTGCCAGGGAACCCAGTGCTACAAGGATAAGAAGTACCGGGAGGCGATCGGCAAGTACCACCGCGCTCTGCTGGAGATCAAGGGGCTGTGCAGGGTGCTGGGGGACCCGGACACCAGCTCCAAGTCCCCGTCCTCCCTGCTGCCCACCATCAGCAAGTCCACCACGCTGACGGACGAGCAGAAGGGCGCGATGGAGAACGCGGAGCTGGAGTGTTACAACAGCCTGGCCG CTTGCCTTTTGCAAATGGAGCTGGTGAACTATGAGCGGGTGAAGGAATACTGTCTGAAAGTGCTCCACAAGGAAGGAAAGAACTTCAAAGCTCTGTACCGGTCTGGGGTGGCCTACTACCACCTTGGAGACTTCCAGAAGGCCCTGTACTACCTGAAGGAGTCGCACAAACAGGAGCCCTCAG ACACCAATGTCATCCGCTACATCCAGCTGACAGAGATGAAGATTCGCCGGAATGCCCAAAGGGAAAAGAAGGAGGCGACATAA